The following proteins come from a genomic window of Nostoc sp. ATCC 53789:
- a CDS encoding ShlB/FhaC/HecB family hemolysin secretion/activation protein: MVLVKQVIIENSISKQQILNKPVSIISGLRPLAFGFVLAAVLSNYQQVIAQTPNPDTLPPGRLEEVPVTPLPTDVLPPTDNNQLVPLPTIPDESIPNQDDSNAKFRVERIEIVGSTVFKPEDFAKITNPFVGKEVTFAELLQIKDAIAKLYIDNGYVTTGALITPQTLEAGTVKIQVIEGSLQEIKIIGNRRLRSQYIRDRIQLGAGKPLNVPRLLEKLQLLRLDPRIQNLSAELQTGVHPGSNVLQVEVEEADTFKLTASLDNGRSPSVGSFRRGVDLQEANLLGLGDTLSVGYANTDGSNSINANYTLPINAHNGTISFGFSQGWNHVIEEPFSVLDIQSDSQSYELGYRQPLVQKPTQELAVGLSFSRQSSQTELGIDNIGPFRLSPGADENGKTNISTLRFFQEYTQRSNNYVFAARSQLSFGVDWFDANVSENEPDSRFFAWRGQAQWVRQLAPDTLFLVRGDFQLAADSLVPLEQFGLGGQLSVRGYRQDALLTDNGLLFSAEFRVPIVRANKINGVLQLTPFIDVGKGWNVNGENPSPSTLVSTGLGLLWKQGDDLSARLDWGIPLISVDGEKRSLQENGLYFSLRYSPF, from the coding sequence ATGGTGTTGGTGAAACAAGTCATTATTGAGAACTCTATTTCTAAGCAACAAATATTAAACAAGCCTGTAAGTATAATCTCTGGACTACGACCTCTGGCATTCGGCTTTGTTTTAGCAGCAGTATTATCTAATTATCAGCAGGTCATTGCCCAAACTCCAAATCCTGACACCCTACCACCCGGTCGGTTAGAAGAAGTTCCGGTAACACCCTTACCCACTGACGTGTTGCCACCAACAGATAACAATCAATTAGTCCCTTTGCCCACAATACCAGATGAGTCAATTCCAAATCAGGATGACTCTAACGCTAAATTTCGGGTAGAGCGGATTGAAATTGTCGGTAGTACAGTTTTCAAACCAGAGGATTTTGCCAAGATTACCAATCCCTTTGTCGGCAAAGAAGTGACATTTGCAGAATTATTGCAAATCAAAGATGCGATCGCTAAGCTTTATATTGATAACGGTTATGTAACCACAGGAGCATTGATTACACCGCAGACACTAGAAGCAGGAACAGTAAAAATTCAGGTAATCGAAGGCAGTCTGCAAGAAATCAAAATCATTGGTAACAGACGATTACGTAGTCAATACATTCGCGATCGCATTCAACTAGGTGCTGGTAAACCCCTAAACGTACCCCGCCTCCTAGAAAAACTCCAACTACTCCGCCTCGATCCACGGATTCAAAACCTCTCAGCCGAATTACAAACAGGCGTGCATCCGGGAAGCAATGTATTGCAAGTTGAGGTTGAAGAAGCAGACACTTTTAAACTGACGGCAAGCTTAGATAATGGGCGATCGCCAAGTGTGGGTAGTTTTCGCCGGGGAGTGGATCTGCAAGAAGCCAATTTATTGGGTTTGGGCGATACTCTGAGTGTAGGATATGCCAATACTGATGGTAGTAATAGCATTAATGCCAATTACACACTACCGATTAATGCCCACAATGGCACTATCTCCTTTGGCTTTAGCCAGGGATGGAACCATGTTATTGAAGAACCATTTAGCGTCCTTGATATCCAATCAGATTCTCAATCTTATGAATTAGGATATCGCCAACCACTGGTGCAAAAACCAACCCAAGAGTTGGCAGTTGGGCTGTCATTTTCGCGCCAATCAAGCCAAACTGAGTTGGGTATTGATAATATTGGGCCGTTTCGCCTCTCACCAGGTGCAGATGAGAACGGAAAAACGAATATTTCGACTCTGCGGTTTTTTCAAGAATATACCCAGCGAAGTAACAACTATGTCTTCGCGGCGCGATCGCAATTGAGCTTTGGGGTAGATTGGTTTGATGCCAATGTCAGTGAGAATGAACCAGATAGCCGCTTTTTCGCGTGGCGGGGACAGGCGCAGTGGGTACGACAATTAGCACCAGACACATTATTTTTAGTTAGGGGCGATTTCCAATTAGCGGCAGATTCCTTGGTGCCTTTAGAGCAATTTGGTCTTGGTGGACAACTAAGTGTCCGGGGCTATCGCCAAGACGCATTACTTACAGATAATGGTCTGTTGTTTTCGGCAGAATTTCGAGTCCCCATTGTCCGCGCCAATAAGATTAACGGGGTGCTGCAACTTACACCCTTCATTGATGTGGGTAAAGGTTGGAACGTCAACGGCGAAAATCCATCGCCAAGTACCCTTGTTAGTACAGGGTTGGGGCTGTTGTGGAAACAGGGTGATGACTTATCGGCTCGTTTAGATTGGGGTATTCCTTTAATCTCGGTGGATGGTGAAAAGCGATCGCTCCAAGAAAATGGTTTGTACTTCTCACTCCGTTATTCGCCATTTTGA
- a CDS encoding S-layer family protein: MVMPIWCSSVSAQITPDSTLNTTVSQSGDNFTITNGNRVGNNLFHSFSQFSVPSNGSALFNNAADVQNIFSRITGGSVSNIDGLIKANGSANLFLLNPSGIIFGANAQLNIGGSFIGTTANSIKFADGVEFSAINPQANPLLSINVPIGLQMGNNPSSIQVQGTGHALTITTILAPLIRTPSPTKLQVQPGKTLALVGGNLNLNGATLNAETGQIELGSLGGSGLVTLVPNTQGYTLRYENGQSFGDIQLAQKSLLNVSGVNSGSVQLQGRKIKFTDGSLVLTTNLGNLPSGNIHLQASEAIDIIGTTSDAKIRSWIRSEALGIGTGANIYIITPRLTLQEGSGLNNTAFGVANSGQIQIEASAIELSGSSAVNPSGVTSIATTARGTGTAGDIFVNSDSLLVSDGASLSSLTFGQGSSGQVNIRNRETTVRGDNPAGLYSNISVLTYGTGSAKTLTLNTARLQVLDGGVVAGTSFFIGNGGDISVNATESIQISGRSRLNQSSINSSVLKSEPLIRKLFGLADILTANAGNVSVTTPNLILQDGGTLSVTNQGTGNGGNLNITADRIQLKNQGLIQAQTESGNGGNIGLQVEKLLLIRDRSQITATAGGSGDGGNININAPIVAGLENSDIIANAVKGRGGNIQIATREIIGLQYRPQITAENDITASSQFGVNGTVDINNFGVDPNSGLVELPVKLTDSSQQIATSCSSTTGSSFVTTGRGGIPQNPTQEIGSDRTWSDIRDISAYRKTGEVKAQIPTSSGVLLQATSWHRNADGKIELITDKSPVQVQQALDCAAIGKS, encoded by the coding sequence ATGGTAATGCCAATTTGGTGCAGCTCTGTGAGTGCCCAGATAACTCCTGATAGCACTTTAAATACTACTGTCTCTCAAAGTGGCGATAACTTCACCATCACCAACGGTAATCGAGTTGGCAACAACCTCTTCCACAGCTTTAGCCAATTTTCAGTTCCCAGCAACGGCTCGGCTCTTTTCAACAATGCCGCAGATGTGCAAAATATCTTCAGTCGCATTACTGGAGGCAGTGTTTCCAACATTGATGGTTTAATTAAGGCCAATGGTAGTGCTAATCTTTTTTTGCTCAATCCTAGTGGAATTATCTTTGGAGCAAATGCCCAACTTAATATTGGCGGTTCATTTATCGGTACGACAGCCAATAGCATCAAGTTTGCCGATGGTGTTGAGTTTAGCGCCATTAATCCCCAAGCTAACCCCTTATTAAGCATCAATGTTCCGATTGGGCTACAAATGGGTAATAATCCCTCATCAATACAAGTTCAAGGTACAGGACATGCCTTAACTATTACCACTATTTTGGCTCCTTTAATTCGCACTCCTAGTCCAACAAAATTGCAAGTACAGCCTGGAAAAACTCTGGCGTTGGTGGGTGGTAATCTGAATTTGAATGGAGCAACCCTAAACGCCGAAACAGGACAAATAGAATTAGGTAGCTTGGGAGGTTCAGGATTAGTTACTTTAGTTCCAAACACTCAAGGCTATACGCTTAGGTATGAAAACGGGCAAAGCTTTGGTGATATTCAACTAGCACAAAAGTCACTGCTAAATGTGAGTGGGGTAAATTCGGGTTCAGTTCAGCTTCAGGGACGCAAGATTAAATTCACTGATGGATCGCTAGTACTGACAACAAATCTCGGCAATCTCCCCAGTGGTAACATCCACCTTCAAGCATCAGAAGCGATTGATATTATTGGCACAACATCCGATGCCAAAATTCGGAGTTGGATTCGTAGCGAAGCCTTGGGCATAGGAACTGGTGCAAATATCTATATCATCACTCCTCGCTTAACGCTTCAGGAAGGTTCAGGGTTGAATAACACAGCATTTGGAGTTGCAAACAGTGGCCAAATCCAGATTGAAGCCTCAGCAATAGAATTATCTGGCTCCTCGGCTGTTAATCCATCTGGTGTTACCAGCATTGCCACTACTGCCCGAGGTACTGGGACAGCAGGTGATATATTTGTCAATTCCGATAGCTTACTAGTGTCTGATGGTGCCTCATTATCTTCATTGACATTTGGTCAAGGCTCTAGCGGTCAGGTAAATATTCGCAACCGCGAAACTACAGTTAGAGGAGACAACCCCGCCGGACTTTACAGCAATATTAGCGTCCTCACCTACGGTACTGGCAGCGCCAAAACTTTGACACTGAATACTGCGAGGTTACAAGTGTTAGATGGAGGAGTGGTTGCTGGAACTTCGTTTTTTATCGGTAATGGGGGAGATATTAGTGTAAATGCCACAGAATCTATCCAAATCAGTGGTCGCAGTCGATTAAATCAAAGCAGCATCAACTCATCCGTTCTCAAGTCAGAACCATTAATCCGCAAGTTATTTGGTTTGGCAGATATACTGACGGCAAATGCTGGTAATGTCAGCGTGACTACACCTAATCTGATATTGCAAGATGGCGGTACTTTGAGCGTTACTAACCAAGGTACTGGTAATGGTGGCAATCTGAACATCACAGCCGATCGCATCCAATTAAAAAATCAAGGCTTAATTCAGGCACAAACAGAATCTGGCAATGGTGGCAACATCGGCTTACAAGTAGAAAAGTTGTTGTTGATCCGCGATCGCAGCCAAATAACTGCAACGGCTGGCGGTTCGGGGGATGGGGGCAATATCAATATTAATGCACCTATTGTTGCTGGTTTAGAAAACAGCGATATTATTGCTAATGCAGTTAAAGGACGTGGGGGTAATATTCAAATTGCTACACGGGAAATTATTGGCTTACAATATCGTCCTCAAATTACTGCTGAAAATGATATTACTGCTAGTTCCCAATTTGGTGTTAACGGTACGGTAGATATTAACAATTTTGGAGTTGACCCCAATTCCGGCTTAGTAGAATTACCAGTAAAATTAACAGACTCATCACAGCAAATTGCTACAAGTTGTTCTAGTACTACTGGCAGCAGTTTTGTCACTACCGGAAGGGGTGGTATACCGCAAAATCCAACGCAGGAAATTGGCAGCGATCGCACTTGGTCTGATATCCGCGATATCTCTGCATACCGCAAAACTGGCGAAGTCAAAGCACAAATTCCCACATCATCAGGGGTTCTTCTTCAAGCCACTTCTTGGCATCGCAATGCTGACGGCAAAATTGAGTTAATAACAGATAAATCTCCCGTTCAGGTGCAACAGGCATTAGACTGTGCTGCTATTGGCAAAAGTTAA